From the Cloacibacillus sp. genome, one window contains:
- a CDS encoding prepilin peptidase encodes MVNGVYMAAGFFVGAALGSFANAAAMRTVAEKKWWGSERSVCDSCGRRLSACDLIPVVSYLVLQGRCRECRAPIPVRHFAAEALCGLLMALFVWRFGFTWELVFAAASLVFLAFNTMTDLDCGYIYDSWAVAMAAAGLLLRAGGGWSAVLDGALGAAAGAGVIGLIIIASRGRMGLGDAVLMLGIGAFMGFKLSLLSLYLGFLCGGLVVVPLLIAKKVTRKTAVPLGPFLCCGMLLAIFFGERLLYFMGFLTQWPWIG; translated from the coding sequence ATGGTCAACGGAGTATATATGGCGGCCGGTTTTTTCGTCGGCGCAGCGCTTGGGTCGTTTGCGAACGCCGCGGCGATGCGCACCGTCGCGGAAAAAAAATGGTGGGGCAGCGAACGCTCCGTATGCGACAGCTGCGGACGCAGGCTCTCTGCGTGCGACCTCATCCCAGTCGTTTCATATCTTGTTTTGCAGGGGCGGTGCCGTGAGTGCCGCGCGCCTATCCCAGTGCGCCACTTTGCGGCCGAAGCACTCTGCGGGCTGCTTATGGCGCTTTTTGTCTGGCGCTTCGGTTTCACGTGGGAGCTTGTATTTGCCGCGGCGTCGCTTGTCTTTCTTGCCTTCAACACAATGACGGACCTCGACTGCGGATACATCTATGATTCATGGGCGGTCGCAATGGCCGCGGCGGGGCTTCTTCTGCGCGCGGGCGGCGGCTGGAGCGCGGTGCTGGACGGAGCGCTTGGCGCGGCGGCCGGCGCGGGCGTCATAGGTCTTATAATAATCGCAAGCCGAGGCAGGATGGGGCTAGGCGACGCCGTGCTCATGCTAGGCATCGGCGCCTTCATGGGTTTTAAGCTCTCGCTGCTTTCGCTCTATCTTGGCTTTCTTTGCGGCGGCCTTGTCGTCGTGCCGCTTCTTATTGCGAAAAAGGTGACGCGCAAGACGGCGGTGCCTCTTGGGCCGTTTCTCTGCTGCGGGATGCTCCTTGCGATCTTCTTTGGCGAGAGGCTGCTGTATTTTATGGGATTTCTGACGCAATGGCCGTGGATAGGCTGA
- a CDS encoding 2-hydroxymuconate tautomerase family protein: MPIVMVNIKEGRTVEQKRAMVTGMTAVLCETMEVPQSSVRIIINEMKNDNFAIAGTLVCDDPSKQVKKKEA, encoded by the coding sequence ATGCCAATAGTAATGGTGAATATCAAAGAAGGCCGCACCGTGGAGCAAAAGCGCGCCATGGTGACGGGAATGACCGCGGTGCTCTGCGAAACTATGGAAGTCCCTCAAAGCTCCGTGCGCATAATCATCAACGAAATGAAAAACGACAACTTCGCCATCGCCGGCACGCTAGTCTGCGACGACCCGTCAAAGCAGGTAAAGAAAAAAGAAGCGTAG
- a CDS encoding homocysteine S-methyltransferase family protein has product MKEQNIGKMLENRVMLFDGAMGTMLQRGGMELGIVPETLNLTRPEMIEEIHRKYLEAGADVVLSNTFGANRFKAEKAGVSLEDMVTAGVRIAKKAASAFDGKYAALDIGPCGRVLQPAGDLPFEEAVEIFAQVVRAGTAAGADFILLETFTDLYELKAAVIAAKENSTLPIFATMSFEENGSTFFGACVESMVATLEALGVFALGVNCSLGPKQLALVVKRILACAHIPVLVQPNAGLPVIREGKTSYDITPREFADCVKEFAQSGVRFVGGCCGTDPEYIRLTKEAVADVTPTEICAPRRCQICSPSKVICFDAITVIGERLNPTGKKTLQAALRAHDMDYVLREAIGEEEQGAQVLDVNMGLPDIDEPAMLAEAVRELQAVTPLPLQLDSASAAALERAARIYNGKPLLNSVNGKKESLDAVLPIAKKYGCAVLGLTLDENGIPDDAQARLEIARRIVTAAAAAGIPREDVLIDCLTMTVSAQPAQAMETMKAVSLVKKELGVKTVLGVSNVSFGLPQRPIINRTMLAMAFAAGLDAPIMNPSDAGMTETVAAARLLLSQDENAAAYIEKYGADALPKAAPVKDETPKLEYAIARGLKDEASKAASSLLHEMPPMSVIEEKIIPALDSVGRDYEAQRIFLPQLIKSAEAAKGAFEVLRAELAKSGANNAKGKKIVIATVHGDIHDIGKNIVKVILENYNFDVIDLGKDVPPRRVAEAVKENGASLVGLSALMTTTVASMKETIELLRRECPGVRVIVGGAVLTESLAEYTGADHYAKDAMETVRCAEMEK; this is encoded by the coding sequence GTGAAAGAGCAAAATATCGGTAAAATGTTAGAAAACAGAGTAATGCTTTTTGACGGCGCTATGGGGACGATGCTCCAGCGCGGCGGCATGGAGCTTGGGATAGTTCCCGAGACGCTGAACCTTACGCGTCCCGAAATGATAGAGGAAATACACAGAAAATATCTTGAAGCGGGAGCGGACGTCGTGCTCTCAAACACCTTCGGAGCGAACCGCTTCAAAGCGGAAAAGGCCGGAGTATCTCTTGAAGATATGGTGACGGCCGGAGTCCGCATCGCAAAAAAGGCGGCATCGGCCTTCGATGGAAAATACGCGGCGCTGGACATAGGCCCCTGCGGGCGCGTGCTCCAGCCGGCGGGAGACCTTCCCTTTGAAGAGGCGGTGGAAATATTCGCGCAGGTGGTGCGCGCGGGAACGGCGGCGGGAGCCGATTTCATACTGCTGGAGACCTTCACCGACCTTTACGAACTAAAGGCCGCGGTCATTGCCGCCAAAGAAAATTCGACGCTGCCCATCTTTGCAACAATGAGCTTTGAGGAAAACGGGAGCACCTTTTTCGGCGCCTGCGTCGAGTCGATGGTGGCTACGCTTGAGGCGCTCGGCGTCTTCGCGCTTGGCGTAAACTGCTCGCTCGGCCCAAAGCAGCTGGCTTTAGTTGTCAAAAGGATTCTGGCCTGCGCCCACATTCCGGTGCTCGTGCAGCCGAACGCCGGCCTTCCCGTCATCCGCGAAGGCAAAACCAGCTACGACATCACGCCGCGCGAGTTTGCTGACTGTGTAAAAGAGTTCGCGCAAAGCGGCGTGCGCTTCGTCGGCGGCTGCTGCGGCACCGACCCGGAATATATCCGCCTCACGAAAGAGGCGGTGGCGGATGTGACGCCCACCGAGATATGCGCGCCGCGCCGCTGCCAGATATGCTCGCCGTCAAAGGTCATTTGCTTCGACGCGATCACCGTAATCGGCGAAAGGCTCAACCCCACCGGCAAAAAAACGCTTCAGGCGGCGCTGCGCGCGCACGACATGGACTATGTGCTGCGCGAGGCGATAGGCGAGGAGGAGCAGGGCGCGCAGGTGCTCGACGTAAACATGGGCCTGCCTGACATAGACGAGCCGGCCATGCTTGCCGAAGCCGTGCGCGAGCTTCAGGCGGTGACGCCGCTTCCGCTGCAGCTTGATTCCGCGTCGGCCGCCGCGCTTGAACGCGCCGCGCGTATATACAACGGCAAGCCGCTGCTCAACTCCGTAAACGGCAAAAAAGAATCGCTTGACGCGGTGCTTCCGATAGCGAAAAAATACGGCTGCGCCGTGCTCGGCCTTACGCTTGACGAAAACGGAATACCGGACGACGCGCAGGCGCGTCTTGAAATAGCGCGCCGCATCGTAACGGCCGCAGCCGCCGCCGGCATTCCGCGCGAGGACGTGCTCATAGACTGCCTCACAATGACGGTCAGCGCGCAGCCGGCTCAGGCGATGGAGACGATGAAGGCCGTATCCCTCGTAAAAAAGGAGCTTGGCGTAAAGACGGTGCTCGGCGTGAGCAACGTCTCCTTCGGACTGCCGCAGCGCCCGATAATAAACCGCACCATGCTCGCTATGGCCTTCGCCGCGGGGCTTGACGCGCCGATAATGAACCCGTCGGACGCCGGCATGACAGAGACCGTAGCCGCAGCTCGCCTGCTGCTCTCCCAGGACGAAAACGCCGCAGCCTACATAGAAAAATACGGCGCGGATGCCCTCCCGAAGGCGGCGCCCGTAAAGGACGAAACGCCGAAGCTCGAATACGCGATTGCGCGCGGTTTAAAGGACGAAGCGTCGAAGGCCGCGTCGTCGCTGCTTCACGAAATGCCGCCCATGTCCGTCATAGAAGAAAAAATAATCCCGGCGCTAGATTCCGTAGGCAGGGATTACGAAGCCCAGCGCATCTTTTTGCCGCAGCTTATAAAATCCGCTGAGGCTGCCAAAGGCGCCTTTGAGGTGCTGCGCGCGGAGCTTGCAAAAAGCGGGGCCAACAACGCAAAGGGCAAAAAGATAGTTATAGCCACCGTCCACGGCGACATACACGACATCGGCAAAAATATAGTGAAAGTCATCCTTGAAAATTATAACTTCGATGTTATAGACCTAGGAAAAGACGTGCCGCCGCGCCGCGTAGCGGAGGCGGTAAAAGAAAACGGCGCCTCTCTTGTGGGGCTCTCCGCGCTTATGACGACCACCGTAGCCAGCATGAAAGAGACGATAGAACTGCTGCGCCGCGAATGCCCGGGCGTGCGCGTCATAGTCGGAGGCGCCGTGCTGACGGAAAGTTTAGCTGAATATACGGGAGCCGACCATTACGCGAAAGACGCGATGGAAACGGTGCGATGCGCGGAGATGGAAAAATAA